The proteins below come from a single Aminivibrio pyruvatiphilus genomic window:
- a CDS encoding DUF4411 family protein, with protein sequence MIYLLDANVFIQAKNLHYGLDFCPAFWEWLIESNHAQKVFSIDKVADEIAAGADELTDWMRNNANSMFLATDTRVVSQFGQVSGWTMEQNYEPAAINTFFQVADFYLIAHALPGGYAVVTHEVPANSPKRIKIPNVCSGLGLRFMTPYEMLRREQARFILGSCE encoded by the coding sequence GTGATCTACCTGCTTGACGCGAATGTTTTCATTCAGGCAAAGAACCTTCACTACGGACTTGATTTCTGCCCGGCATTCTGGGAATGGCTGATCGAGAGCAATCACGCCCAGAAGGTATTCAGTATCGACAAGGTTGCCGATGAGATCGCAGCCGGCGCAGACGAACTCACGGACTGGATGCGGAATAACGCTAACAGTATGTTCCTTGCAACCGATACTCGGGTTGTCTCGCAGTTTGGTCAAGTGAGCGGATGGACCATGGAACAAAACTACGAACCTGCGGCGATCAATACATTCTTCCAAGTGGCCGATTTCTACCTGATAGCTCATGCGCTGCCAGGCGGGTATGCGGTGGTAACGCATGAAGTGCCCGCCAACTCTCCTAAACGCATCAAAATACCCAATGTCTGCAGTGGCCTTGGCCTGCGTTTCATGACGCCATACGAAATGCTCCGGCGAGAACAGGCCAGGTTCATTCTGGGGAGCTGTGAATGA
- a CDS encoding restriction endonuclease subunit S: MSGMLPKGWMEVSIGEIAFVSLGKTPSKKDYLSNGSLKVIKFRDVNNGVVDFFNDKTGFVRVDEAVVTSMTELKMWDVLTTSAAHSGENIGKKTAIVTELPEKFERVFFTGELLNVRIPNHFLGFEIVSKMIYYFLSSEAGYKGIQKAVAGVHLTQGRAKGILFPLPPLNEQKRIVAKVDAIMPRIDSAKERLEKIPAILKRFRQSVLTAAVTGKLTEKWREDHPDMERADFALSIVSKKVADSYLNVFEETQTYPLPDTWLYVPLENLGEVRGGGTPSKSRADFWSGAIPWISPKDMKVCKIKNGKDFISETALHESSVKMIPAGSILFVVRGMILAHSFPVALTMNDVTINQDMKGLTPNENVNCEYFLCVFKYMKTQVLSYVKEATHGTLRLEMPVVQTFAVPLPPLDEQKEIVRQVDKLFALADKVEEHYQKARVQVDALVQSVLAKAFRGELVPEDPDDEPAEKLLQRIQEEKAKMENELKTVSRSARGTRRNGTKTQRAGAEEKQAGEP, encoded by the coding sequence ATGAGCGGGATGCTTCCGAAGGGGTGGATGGAGGTTTCTATAGGGGAAATAGCGTTTGTTTCTCTTGGTAAGACGCCATCTAAAAAGGACTACCTTTCAAATGGTTCGCTAAAAGTGATCAAATTTAGGGATGTCAATAATGGTGTTGTTGATTTTTTTAATGATAAGACCGGATTTGTGCGCGTTGACGAAGCTGTTGTCACGTCAATGACAGAATTGAAGATGTGGGATGTTCTAACGACATCGGCTGCTCATTCTGGAGAAAACATCGGGAAGAAAACGGCAATAGTAACAGAGCTCCCAGAAAAATTTGAGAGAGTTTTTTTTACAGGAGAACTGTTGAATGTGCGTATACCAAATCATTTTCTGGGATTTGAAATAGTTTCAAAGATGATTTATTACTTTCTTTCTTCGGAGGCAGGGTATAAAGGAATTCAAAAAGCGGTGGCTGGAGTTCATTTGACACAGGGGCGTGCCAAGGGTATTCTTTTTCCCCTGCCGCCCCTCAACGAGCAAAAACGCATCGTCGCCAAGGTGGACGCCATCATGCCCCGCATTGACTCCGCGAAAGAGCGCCTTGAGAAGATACCGGCCATACTCAAACGTTTCCGCCAGTCCGTCCTCACCGCCGCAGTCACCGGCAAACTCACCGAAAAATGGCGCGAAGACCACCCGGATATGGAGAGAGCGGATTTTGCACTGTCCATTGTCTCTAAAAAAGTTGCAGACTCCTATCTAAACGTATTTGAAGAAACTCAGACATATCCCTTGCCTGATACTTGGTTGTACGTTCCGCTAGAAAATCTGGGAGAAGTCAGAGGCGGTGGCACTCCATCTAAATCTCGAGCGGATTTTTGGAGTGGTGCAATACCATGGATAAGCCCCAAAGATATGAAGGTTTGTAAAATTAAAAACGGGAAAGATTTTATTTCTGAAACCGCACTTCATGAGTCCTCAGTAAAAATGATTCCAGCGGGAAGCATTCTTTTTGTGGTGCGCGGCATGATACTGGCTCATTCTTTCCCTGTGGCATTAACGATGAATGATGTAACGATCAATCAAGATATGAAAGGGCTTACACCGAATGAAAACGTAAATTGCGAGTATTTTTTATGTGTTTTCAAGTACATGAAAACGCAAGTGTTGTCTTATGTTAAAGAGGCAACACACGGCACCTTGCGTCTTGAAATGCCTGTGGTTCAGACGTTTGCTGTTCCCCTCCCGCCCCTCGACGAGCAAAAAGAAATCGTCCGGCAGGTGGACAAGCTCTTCGCCCTTGCCGACAAAGTGGAGGAACACTACCAGAAAGCCCGGGTTCAGGTGGACGCCCTTGTTCAATCCGTCCTCGCCAAAGCCTTCCGCGGCGAACTGGTTCCCGAGGATCCCGACGACGAACCGGCGGAAAAACTGCTTCAGCGCATACAGGAAGAAAAAGCAAAAATGGAAAACGAACTGAAAACCGTCTCCCGAAGCGCGCGGGGAACACGAAGAAACGGTACGAAAACCCAGCGCGCCGGGGCCGAAGAAAAGCAGGCAGGCGAGCCATGA
- a CDS encoding HsdM family class I SAM-dependent methyltransferase has translation MSDVVNKLWGFCHTLRHDGIDYGDYIEQLTYLMFLKMAHEKDIDLSGIQYEEDRNTVTLDCSWTTFVKKSGTGLLDAFARILRALGRQPGLLGDIFTQAVPRFTNPVNLKKIINMIDEEDWSSMEVDVKGAAFEGLLEKSAAEGKKGAGQYFTPRVLIQTIVSVMRPDPRASKEFTICDPACGTAGFLMVAYEWLMNVTRGALDRKDVQRIKKDTYYGQELVPRPRRLALMNLFLHGLEPCIYLGDSIYEPDRGERYDCILTNPPFGTKGANQAPVRDDFTVSTSNKQLNFIQHVVTILKRGGRAAMVLPDNVLFADAAGDVIKYLMEDCDVHTLLRLPNGTFTPYSQGVKANVIFFRKGMKTEHTWIYDCRTNIPGVTKKDRPLVPSMFEDFERCYGDDPDGQSERTDGGEEGRFRKFSYSQIKERNFNLDISWLKDENLEDPDSLPEPQLLVADAITELGACVDELQAILDEIEAENGE, from the coding sequence ATGTCCGACGTCGTAAATAAACTCTGGGGCTTCTGCCACACTCTTCGCCATGACGGAATCGACTATGGCGACTATATCGAGCAGCTTACCTACCTGATGTTCCTCAAAATGGCCCATGAAAAGGACATCGACCTCTCCGGCATCCAGTACGAAGAGGACAGGAACACGGTCACCCTCGACTGCTCATGGACGACCTTCGTCAAAAAATCCGGAACCGGGCTGCTAGACGCCTTTGCCCGAATCCTGCGGGCCCTCGGCCGCCAGCCCGGCCTCCTTGGCGACATCTTCACCCAGGCCGTCCCCAGATTCACCAATCCGGTCAACCTGAAAAAGATCATCAACATGATCGACGAAGAGGACTGGTCCTCCATGGAGGTGGACGTCAAGGGCGCCGCCTTCGAAGGACTGCTTGAAAAATCCGCCGCCGAGGGAAAGAAGGGTGCGGGGCAGTATTTCACCCCCCGGGTGCTCATACAGACCATCGTTAGCGTCATGCGCCCCGACCCCAGGGCATCCAAAGAGTTCACCATCTGCGACCCCGCCTGCGGAACGGCCGGCTTCCTGATGGTTGCCTACGAATGGCTCATGAACGTCACCAGGGGAGCCCTGGACAGAAAAGACGTCCAGCGCATCAAAAAGGACACCTACTACGGCCAGGAACTCGTCCCCCGGCCCCGGAGACTGGCCCTGATGAATCTCTTCCTCCACGGGCTGGAGCCGTGCATCTACCTGGGCGACAGCATCTACGAACCCGACCGGGGCGAACGGTACGACTGCATCCTCACCAATCCCCCCTTCGGAACCAAAGGGGCCAACCAGGCCCCGGTGCGGGACGACTTCACCGTCAGCACCAGCAACAAGCAGCTCAACTTCATCCAGCACGTGGTCACCATACTCAAAAGGGGCGGACGGGCCGCCATGGTGCTGCCCGACAACGTCCTCTTCGCCGACGCCGCGGGCGACGTCATCAAGTACCTTATGGAAGACTGCGACGTCCACACCCTCCTGCGCCTCCCCAACGGCACCTTCACCCCCTACAGCCAGGGAGTGAAGGCCAACGTGATCTTCTTCCGGAAGGGCATGAAAACCGAACACACCTGGATCTACGACTGCCGGACCAACATCCCCGGCGTCACCAAAAAAGACCGGCCCCTCGTTCCCTCCATGTTCGAGGATTTTGAGAGATGCTACGGCGACGACCCCGACGGACAGAGCGAGCGGACAGACGGCGGCGAAGAAGGGCGCTTTCGGAAGTTCTCGTATTCCCAGATAAAGGAGAGAAACTTCAACCTCGACATCTCCTGGCTGAAAGACGAAAACCTCGAAGACCCCGACTCCCTCCCCGAACCCCAGCTCCTGGTCGCCGACGCCATCACCGAACTGGGCGCCTGCGTCGATGAACTGCAAGCGATCCTGGACGAGATAGAAGCGGAGAACGGGGAATGA
- a CDS encoding ImmA/IrrE family metallo-endopeptidase translates to MNTVPASIPVLRWAAERAHLSDTALERSFRKWDLWLSGDALPTLKQLEDFARLTHTPIGYFFLPEPPALQLPIPDFRTRRDEALAEPSTALLDTLYLCQQRQDWYREYARIHGFARLEFVSSASEDVQPEQVADSMREVLGLSVAERRRLSTWTDALRQLISRAEDAGILVMASSIVGSNSHRKLDATEFRGFALVDDRAPLIFINASDSKAAQMFTIAHELAHIWSGESGVSDPEAGSVPKQGLERWCNRVAAELLMPMDALNEAYDIDAPVADEIQRLAHLFKVSSLVALRRLFDAGFIDRDTLWLNYRQEVERIWALDRGTGGGDFYRTLAARTGKRFARAVFSSTLEGQTLFRDAFRMLGMRKTSTFYEAARELGVMV, encoded by the coding sequence ATGAACACCGTACCCGCATCCATTCCAGTATTGCGCTGGGCAGCGGAACGGGCTCATCTGTCCGATACCGCTTTGGAGAGGTCTTTTCGAAAGTGGGATTTATGGCTCTCTGGAGATGCCCTGCCAACGCTGAAACAGCTGGAAGATTTCGCCAGGCTTACTCATACCCCGATCGGGTATTTTTTTCTGCCAGAACCGCCAGCACTGCAACTCCCGATACCCGATTTCCGGACCCGGCGTGATGAAGCCCTGGCCGAACCGAGCACCGCATTGCTGGATACCCTGTACCTCTGCCAACAACGGCAGGACTGGTATCGCGAGTATGCCCGCATACATGGCTTTGCACGCCTCGAATTTGTCTCCAGTGCATCCGAGGATGTTCAGCCGGAGCAGGTGGCCGACTCGATGCGGGAGGTTCTGGGGCTTTCCGTCGCAGAACGGCGCAGGCTGTCGACGTGGACCGATGCCTTACGTCAACTCATTTCCAGGGCTGAAGACGCCGGAATACTTGTGATGGCCAGTTCTATCGTCGGCAGTAATAGTCACCGCAAACTGGACGCGACCGAATTTCGAGGTTTCGCTCTGGTCGACGACAGAGCCCCGCTGATCTTCATTAACGCCTCCGACAGCAAGGCTGCTCAAATGTTTACGATCGCCCACGAACTGGCCCATATTTGGTCGGGAGAAAGCGGTGTATCCGATCCGGAAGCCGGCAGCGTCCCGAAGCAAGGGCTTGAACGGTGGTGCAACAGAGTGGCCGCCGAACTGCTGATGCCGATGGATGCGCTGAATGAGGCATACGACATTGACGCTCCGGTTGCCGACGAGATACAGCGCCTGGCCCACCTGTTTAAAGTGAGTTCCCTTGTGGCGCTGCGTCGTCTATTCGATGCCGGATTCATCGACCGGGACACTCTTTGGCTGAACTACCGTCAAGAGGTGGAAAGAATATGGGCGCTGGATCGTGGCACCGGCGGCGGTGATTTTTACCGCACCCTGGCCGCACGGACTGGTAAACGCTTCGCCCGTGCCGTCTTCTCCAGCACATTGGAAGGACAAACCCTGTTCCGGGATGCGTTCCGTATGCTGGGAATGCGCAAGACGTCCACTTTTTACGAAGCCGCGCGCGAGCTGGGGGTGATGGTGTGA
- the relB gene encoding type II toxin-antitoxin system RelB family antitoxin, whose product MATITLRMSEEDTRLIRQYAEMTGTTVSQFVRQAALDRIEDEYDRSALTRYLEVAERGDFIPYGEARKDWELE is encoded by the coding sequence ATGGCGACTATTACGCTTCGAATGTCTGAGGAAGACACCAGGCTGATCAGACAGTATGCGGAAATGACTGGAACGACTGTGTCTCAGTTTGTCCGCCAGGCGGCTTTGGACCGGATTGAGGACGAGTATGACCGATCCGCCCTTACGCGGTACCTTGAAGTCGCCGAGAGGGGAGATTTCATTCCCTACGGGGAGGCGCGCAAAGACTGGGAATTAGAATGA
- a CDS encoding AAA family ATPase, with protein sequence MNSVYLNNFRGFNKTLIPILPVNFLVGENSTGKSSLLALVELLSTQDFWFSMDFNVGNYEFGGYKDIVSVLAKDQKEFQIGVCKEASKDRTSHYYLMHYREAKNGLPEMSCFSQMSNKYVATMRLSKKQIYVYFSTEIPECVKAKKKDECFAFLHDAGTGLTPGYKVLSGNEAQFLRRSPIVSFPFILRDFFDRKEELGMLRMLPPPKLGEAFGSMAPIRTTPKRTYDGYTQRFSPEGEHTPYVIRKELPKGSKKSNPFKNALEDFGENSGLFKSVGVTQFGKDSSSPFELTVKLGTKDLRVNSVGYGVSQVLPVVVELLVHGKNSCLAIQQPEVHLHPRAQAALGDVLFHAAVEESQTLLVETHSDYLIDRFRLNMRDRENLKDFTQVLFFERNQNGNCVIPMVIEPNGEYPEEQPLGFRNFFLAEQKRILGV encoded by the coding sequence ATGAACAGTGTCTATTTGAATAATTTTCGTGGTTTTAATAAAACGCTGATCCCGATTCTTCCTGTAAATTTCCTTGTTGGAGAAAATAGCACAGGTAAATCATCCTTACTGGCACTTGTTGAATTACTCTCTACACAGGATTTTTGGTTTTCTATGGATTTCAATGTCGGAAACTATGAATTTGGGGGATATAAAGATATCGTAAGTGTTCTTGCTAAAGATCAAAAGGAATTTCAAATTGGTGTCTGTAAAGAGGCTAGCAAAGATAGAACTTCTCACTATTACTTGATGCATTACCGTGAGGCAAAAAACGGATTACCTGAAATGTCGTGCTTTAGTCAGATGTCGAATAAATACGTTGCAACGATGCGACTGTCAAAAAAACAAATTTACGTTTATTTTTCAACGGAAATTCCTGAGTGTGTTAAGGCAAAAAAAAAGGATGAATGTTTTGCCTTTTTACATGATGCGGGCACTGGTTTGACTCCTGGATATAAGGTTCTTAGTGGCAATGAAGCTCAATTTTTACGCCGATCCCCAATAGTTAGTTTCCCGTTTATTTTGAGAGATTTTTTTGATCGTAAAGAGGAATTGGGCATGCTAAGGATGCTTCCACCTCCGAAGCTTGGTGAAGCGTTTGGGAGTATGGCACCGATACGAACAACTCCAAAAAGAACTTATGACGGATACACTCAAAGATTTAGCCCAGAGGGGGAGCACACACCATATGTGATTAGGAAAGAGCTTCCGAAAGGTAGTAAAAAAAGTAATCCCTTTAAGAATGCACTGGAGGACTTTGGTGAAAATAGTGGACTATTTAAATCTGTTGGCGTTACCCAGTTTGGAAAGGACTCTTCGTCACCCTTTGAACTAACAGTCAAATTAGGCACGAAAGACCTCAGGGTAAATAGTGTTGGTTATGGTGTCTCCCAGGTTCTTCCAGTTGTAGTTGAATTGCTGGTCCACGGAAAGAACTCATGTCTCGCTATTCAGCAACCAGAAGTTCACCTGCATCCAAGAGCACAAGCTGCGCTAGGCGATGTACTCTTTCACGCAGCGGTTGAAGAATCACAAACACTACTTGTTGAAACGCATAGTGACTATCTTATTGACCGATTCAGGTTAAACATGCGAGACCGAGAGAATCTTAAGGATTTTACACAAGTTCTCTTCTTTGAGCGAAACCAAAATGGAAACTGTGTTATTCCGATGGTGATTGAGCCGAATGGAGAATATCCTGAAGAGCAGCCGCTTGGTTTTCGAAATTTCTTTTTGGCCGAGCAGAAACGTATTTTGGGAGTCTAA
- a CDS encoding DEAD/DEAH box helicase family protein, protein MTESEARTRKERIDARLRSSVLGWTLIRSDEVRDCSSLTRHAVEEYPTETGPADYALFVDGKLLGIIEAKKVSLGAENVLEQAKRYARGVPDTVGEWRGYRVPFLYSTNGESIYHLDVRRKENASRLLADFHSPRALLEKYRKDTETAERWFAQRPVAEISRLRPYQAAAVEAIEKALCAGKKSMLIAMATGTGKTFTLVSSIYRLLKSGYARRILFLVDRRALAAQTVSALSAFQTPEGLKLDRDYEVYSQRFRREELEDGSSFDPKVLPEEYLTNPREAHTFIYVSTIQRMAVNLLGKDADGGFEYDTEADRLDIPINAFDVIIADECHRGYSAKETGCWKYVLDYFDAVKIGLTATPAAHTLGLFKNKVYSYSTEQAVLDGYLVDYDAVKITSDIHINGAFLKEGEMVGEVDVETGSEQLDSLEDEREFSAAEIEQKITAPDSTRKILTAIKKYTDRHEAEHKRFPKMLIFAVNDLPHVSHADEVVRTCKEVFGKGDDFVMKITGSPTVDRPLQKIRQFRNRPEPKIVVTVDMLTTGVDIPAIEMIVFMRMVKSRILWVQMLGRGTRLCREINKEKFTIFDCFDGSLIEYFRNATDFDVTLQKETVSLAEIIERIYDNRDREYNVNRLIKRLRRVQNTMGAEAREAFARYIPDGDMKAYADGLKENLQNDFPGTMELLRNKEFQDLLENYPRPKKVFFKGYDIVDTVDDEVMFRVGDDYQKPQDYLRLFEEFVRKNPEQIEAIEVLLSRPSGWNADVLDDLRDKLRKSHFSEKDLQRGHELVYKKPLADIISMVKHASDYHVPILTARERVEKTVALLAEKHTFTEEQKNWLAYIREHLIENLAISPEDFETMPVFERHGGLTRAKRIFGEAFDAILKEINESLAA, encoded by the coding sequence ATGACTGAATCCGAGGCCAGGACGCGAAAAGAACGCATCGATGCGCGGCTTCGATCATCCGTCCTCGGCTGGACTCTCATCCGCAGCGACGAAGTCCGCGACTGTTCATCGCTGACCCGTCACGCCGTGGAAGAATACCCCACCGAGACCGGCCCCGCCGACTACGCCCTGTTTGTGGACGGAAAGCTGCTCGGCATCATAGAAGCCAAAAAAGTCTCCCTCGGCGCCGAAAACGTGCTGGAACAGGCCAAGCGATACGCCCGCGGCGTACCGGACACGGTAGGCGAATGGAGGGGGTACAGGGTTCCCTTCCTCTATTCCACCAACGGAGAATCCATCTACCATCTCGACGTGCGCAGAAAAGAAAACGCATCCCGGCTGCTGGCCGATTTCCACTCCCCCAGGGCCCTGCTCGAAAAATACCGCAAAGACACGGAAACCGCCGAACGATGGTTCGCTCAAAGGCCCGTCGCCGAAATATCCCGCCTGCGACCGTACCAGGCAGCCGCCGTCGAAGCCATCGAAAAGGCCCTGTGCGCCGGCAAAAAGAGCATGCTGATCGCCATGGCCACAGGAACCGGCAAAACCTTCACCCTCGTTTCCTCCATCTACCGCCTTCTGAAATCCGGCTACGCCCGGCGGATTCTCTTCCTGGTGGACCGGCGCGCCCTCGCCGCCCAGACCGTTTCCGCCCTCTCCGCCTTTCAAACGCCGGAGGGGCTGAAACTGGACAGGGATTACGAGGTCTACAGCCAGAGATTCCGGCGCGAAGAGCTGGAAGACGGCAGCAGCTTCGACCCCAAGGTGCTGCCCGAAGAGTACCTTACCAACCCCCGGGAAGCCCACACCTTCATCTACGTCTCCACCATCCAGCGAATGGCCGTCAACCTGCTGGGCAAAGACGCCGACGGAGGCTTCGAGTACGACACCGAAGCCGACAGGCTCGACATCCCCATCAACGCCTTCGACGTGATCATCGCCGACGAGTGCCACCGGGGATACTCGGCCAAAGAAACCGGCTGCTGGAAATATGTCCTGGACTACTTCGACGCCGTGAAAATCGGCCTCACCGCCACACCGGCGGCCCATACCCTCGGCCTGTTCAAGAACAAGGTCTATTCCTACAGCACCGAACAGGCCGTCCTCGACGGCTACCTTGTGGACTACGACGCCGTAAAGATCACGTCCGACATCCACATCAACGGCGCATTTCTCAAGGAAGGGGAGATGGTCGGCGAGGTCGACGTGGAAACGGGCTCCGAGCAGCTCGACTCGCTGGAGGACGAACGGGAGTTCAGCGCCGCGGAAATAGAGCAGAAGATCACCGCTCCCGACAGCACCAGGAAAATTCTCACCGCCATCAAAAAATACACCGACCGGCACGAGGCAGAGCATAAACGGTTCCCCAAAATGCTGATCTTCGCCGTCAACGACCTTCCCCATGTCTCCCACGCCGACGAAGTGGTGCGCACCTGCAAGGAAGTGTTCGGCAAGGGCGACGACTTCGTGATGAAAATCACCGGAAGCCCCACCGTCGACCGCCCCCTGCAGAAAATACGCCAGTTCCGCAACCGCCCCGAGCCCAAAATAGTCGTCACTGTGGACATGCTGACCACCGGCGTGGATATCCCCGCCATAGAAATGATCGTTTTCATGCGGATGGTGAAGTCCCGTATCCTCTGGGTGCAGATGCTTGGGCGCGGAACCCGGCTGTGCAGGGAAATCAACAAAGAGAAGTTCACCATCTTCGACTGCTTCGACGGAAGCCTCATCGAATACTTCCGGAATGCCACCGATTTCGACGTCACCCTCCAGAAAGAGACGGTCTCCCTTGCCGAAATCATCGAACGAATCTACGACAACCGCGACCGGGAGTATAATGTCAACCGTCTGATCAAACGGCTGCGGCGCGTCCAGAACACCATGGGCGCCGAAGCCCGGGAAGCCTTCGCCCGCTACATACCCGACGGCGATATGAAAGCCTACGCCGACGGGCTGAAAGAGAATCTCCAGAACGACTTTCCCGGGACCATGGAGCTTCTTCGGAATAAGGAGTTCCAGGACCTGCTCGAAAACTACCCCCGACCGAAAAAGGTCTTCTTCAAGGGGTACGACATCGTGGATACGGTGGACGACGAAGTGATGTTCCGGGTCGGAGACGACTACCAGAAACCCCAGGACTACCTTCGGCTCTTCGAAGAGTTCGTTCGAAAGAACCCCGAGCAGATCGAAGCCATCGAAGTATTGCTCTCCCGCCCTTCGGGCTGGAATGCCGATGTGCTGGACGACCTGCGCGACAAGCTCAGAAAAAGCCATTTCTCCGAGAAAGACCTGCAGCGGGGGCACGAGCTTGTCTACAAAAAGCCTCTTGCGGACATCATCTCCATGGTCAAGCACGCTTCGGACTACCACGTGCCCATCCTCACCGCCCGGGAACGGGTGGAAAAAACGGTGGCGCTATTGGCCGAAAAACACACCTTTACCGAAGAGCAGAAAAACTGGCTCGCCTACATCCGGGAGCACCTCATCGAAAACCTCGCCATATCGCCGGAGGACTTCGAAACCATGCCGGTCTTCGAAAGGCACGGCGGCCTCACCAGGGCGAAGCGGATCTTCGGGGAGGCCTTCGACGCGATACTGAAGGAAATCAACGAATCGCTTGCCGCCTAA
- the radC gene encoding RadC family protein, which produces MKKIKDIPQSERPREKLLEQGAHCLSDQELLAVILGRGTQKDDVLALSKKIIKIIDEKGLLFSPHDITAVDGIGSAKAASIAAAFEFVRRRIKPEGLKIKFPADVLPLIQHYADRKQEHFLSVSINGANEVMNVRVVSIGLVNKSHVHPREVFADVIAERASAIIVAHNHPHGEIKPSPEDRHITHQLKEAAKILGLSFLDHIIFNTKGYYSFAESDEL; this is translated from the coding sequence ATGAAAAAAATAAAGGATATTCCCCAGTCCGAACGCCCCAGAGAAAAACTCCTCGAGCAGGGAGCGCACTGCCTTTCCGATCAGGAACTGCTCGCCGTCATCCTCGGCAGGGGCACCCAAAAAGACGACGTGCTGGCCCTGTCGAAGAAGATCATCAAGATCATCGACGAAAAGGGTTTGCTCTTCTCTCCCCACGACATCACCGCCGTCGACGGCATCGGCAGCGCAAAAGCCGCCTCAATCGCAGCGGCCTTCGAATTCGTTCGTCGAAGAATCAAGCCCGAAGGCCTGAAGATCAAGTTTCCTGCGGACGTGCTTCCCCTCATCCAACACTACGCCGACAGAAAACAGGAACACTTCCTCAGCGTCTCCATCAACGGCGCGAACGAGGTAATGAACGTCCGGGTCGTCAGCATCGGCCTGGTCAACAAAAGCCACGTCCATCCTCGGGAAGTTTTCGCCGACGTCATAGCAGAAAGAGCCTCCGCCATAATCGTCGCCCACAACCACCCCCACGGAGAAATCAAACCCAGCCCTGAAGACCGCCACATCACACACCAGCTCAAAGAAGCCGCAAAAATCCTGGGTCTCAGCTTCCTTGACCACATCATCTTCAACACAAAAGGCTATTACTCCTTCGCCGAAAGCGACGAGCTTTAG
- a CDS encoding arginine deiminase-related protein encodes MKTVIVVACALLAFGAFLLSARPADAAEPSVSVDYEYGDLKEVIVGLPYGMSPSLEAKWFADALKVLPDDEAEYARKTAGMLWTEMINPDTGKSETQMLEEENQAFIAILQSLGVTVYRPAEITVDFIKKHYGADVLLNGFSQDFPRDNMAVIGSNVIEFNLRTPIRKVDISGFRDILTEKCSDPAVRWFSMPHTELLEPARADAPLLEGGDVIVLGRTVLVGNTENPSVGSNEAGYNWLKNILGENYTVKRVRLVESVLHLDCVLSVPRDGLAVICEEAFLDGLPEEIKDWDLIRVSLDDVKRLAVNGLPVNSQHYVLSYNLHNDNRCIQTELEKRGITVHRVFFGTHNGQGGSLRCATQPLKREVRTTNP; translated from the coding sequence GCGGAACCTTCCGTTTCCGTCGATTACGAATACGGCGATCTGAAAGAGGTGATCGTCGGCCTGCCCTACGGCATGTCGCCGTCGCTGGAAGCGAAATGGTTCGCCGACGCGCTGAAAGTGCTGCCGGATGATGAAGCGGAATACGCCCGGAAGACTGCGGGGATGCTCTGGACGGAGATGATCAACCCCGACACGGGGAAAAGCGAAACGCAGATGCTGGAAGAGGAAAACCAGGCCTTCATCGCAATCCTGCAGTCCCTGGGCGTCACAGTCTACCGTCCCGCGGAGATCACCGTCGATTTCATCAAGAAACACTACGGCGCGGATGTACTGCTCAACGGCTTCAGCCAGGACTTCCCCCGGGACAACATGGCCGTCATCGGCAGCAACGTCATCGAATTCAATCTGCGGACGCCGATCCGCAAGGTGGACATCTCCGGATTCCGGGATATCCTGACCGAAAAATGTTCCGACCCGGCAGTCAGGTGGTTCTCCATGCCCCACACCGAGCTTCTCGAACCCGCCCGCGCCGACGCGCCCCTTCTGGAGGGCGGCGACGTCATCGTGCTGGGCAGAACCGTTTTGGTCGGCAATACGGAAAACCCCAGCGTGGGGTCCAACGAGGCCGGCTACAACTGGCTCAAAAACATCCTGGGCGAGAACTATACGGTGAAACGCGTCCGGCTTGTGGAAAGCGTGCTGCACCTGGACTGCGTGCTCTCCGTACCCCGCGACGGGCTCGCCGTCATCTGCGAAGAAGCCTTCCTCGACGGTCTGCCCGAAGAGATCAAAGACTGGGACCTGATCAGGGTCAGTCTGGATGATGTCAAGCGGCTGGCCGTCAACGGCCTTCCCGTCAATTCCCAACACTACGTCCTGTCCTATAACCTGCACAACGACAACCGCTGCATCCAGACCGAGCTCGAAAAACGGGGCATCACAGTCCACCGCGTGTTTTTCGGAACCCACAACGGCCAGGGCGGATCGCTGCGCTGCGCGACCCAGCCACTGAAGCGGGAGGTCAGGACGACGAACCCCTGA